The Candidatus Thorarchaeota archaeon genomic sequence CCTAGGAGTTGGCGTAGAGTATGTAGGAACAGTTGTATCAGATTATATCAAACAAGGATATACTCCTATGGTTTGGTAGAGTAAAATTGTGTTCAGGAAGCGAACTTCGCGCTGACATAGTGTGCGGTGATTTCAAGAACTCCCACTGATACCAAATGGGTCCAGGGCAATGGAGGCCATTAATGAACTGGGTACGGCTCCAGAATCCGGTGTAGAGAGGATTCAGCTATCGCTGCCCCGCGGATAACTAATGGCTGTGATGATGATGCTCGTGACCCTCAAGCGGTGCCATGCTACCTGCGGCTCTTTGAACAACCTCTGATAGAGCCGGATGGATATGTATAGCCTTCAATAACGGTACGAAACTCTGGTTCTGGGTGTACATGAGGTTAGCGACTTCTTGAATTAGCACTGGAGCATGGGGTCCGATGATACTAGCTCCAAGTAGTCTCCCTGATTCTTGATCCACAATAATCCGAACGAACCCTTCAGGGTTACCCATGGCCATACCCTTAGCAGTATCCGTGTATTGAGACGTTCCGACCAGCAACTTGTGGTCTGCTTCCTTTGCCTGCCGCAGCGTCATGCCAACAGTGGCAATCTGAGGATGGGAGAAAACGGCTTTGGGAACTGCGTGGTAGTCGGCAGGAACCAATTCCTCATCATC encodes the following:
- a CDS encoding dihydrolipoyl dehydrogenase — encoded protein: TGVETDDKGWIIVDDYFRTSKERIWAFGDALGKHMFRHVANDQSQIVWHNLVKSINDPDVDDEELVPADYHAVPKAVFSHPQIATVGMTLRQAKEADHKLLVGTSQYTDTAKGMAMGNPEGFVRIIVDQESGRLLGASIIGPHAPVLIQEVANLMYTQNQSFVPLLKAIHIHPALSEVVQRAAGSMAPLEGHEHHHHSH